The Solanum lycopersicum chromosome 9, SLM_r2.1 genome window below encodes:
- the LOC101257801 gene encoding NAC domain-containing protein 90-like isoform X2 has translation MENNVYDNYNHNNNNNVLPTGYRFYPTEEELVEFYLRNKLDGKRDDIQRVIPVVNIYHHNPSELPEMAGEVIKHDTEQWFFFIPIQDREARGGRPTRLTTQGYWKATVTT, from the exons ATGGAGAATAATGTGtatgataattataatcataataataataataatgtgttACCAACAGGATATAGATTTTATCCAACAGAAGAAGAATTGGTggaattttatttaagaaataagCTTGATGGAAAAAGAGATGATATTCAACGTGTTATACCGGTTGttaatatttatcatcataATCCATCTGAACTTCCAg AAATGGCAGGAGAAGTGATTAAACATGACACGGAGCAATGGTTTTTCTTCATTCCAATTCAAGATAGGGAAGCAAGAGGAGGAAGACCTACTAGACTTACAACACAAGGATATTGGAAAGCTACAG TTACAACATGA
- the LOC101257801 gene encoding NAC domain-containing protein 90-like isoform X1 — protein sequence MENNVYDNYNHNNNNNVLPTGYRFYPTEEELVEFYLRNKLDGKRDDIQRVIPVVNIYHHNPSELPEMAGEVIKHDTEQWFFFIPIQDREARGGRPTRLTTQGYWKATGTPGFVYSSNNNRIIGCKRTMVFYKGRAPNGKKTQWKMNEYKATTHGQPSLITNNHITNLKLQHEFSLCRVYKKSKCVRAFDRRPAGSGLLLPPHQPLINNNNNNNNNIGTSSSSTGIIQPMENYNDLSETPLWDFEDWNFI from the exons ATGGAGAATAATGTGtatgataattataatcataataataataataatgtgttACCAACAGGATATAGATTTTATCCAACAGAAGAAGAATTGGTggaattttatttaagaaataagCTTGATGGAAAAAGAGATGATATTCAACGTGTTATACCGGTTGttaatatttatcatcataATCCATCTGAACTTCCAg AAATGGCAGGAGAAGTGATTAAACATGACACGGAGCAATGGTTTTTCTTCATTCCAATTCAAGATAGGGAAGCAAGAGGAGGAAGACCTACTAGACTTACAACACAAGGATATTGGAAAGCTACAGGTACTCCTGGTTTTGTATATTCATCAAACAATAATAGAATCATTGGATGCAAAAGAACAATGGTTTTCTATAAAGGAAGAGCTCCAAATGGGAAGAAAACACAATGGAAAATGAATGAGTATAAAGCTACTACTCATGGACAACCTTCACTAATTACCAATAATCATATCACAAATTTAAAG TTACAACATGAATTCAGCTTGTGTAGAGTTTACAAGAAATCAAAATGTGTTAGGGCATTTGATAGAAGGCCAGCTGGTTCTGGATTATTATTACCTCCTCATCAACcactaattaataataataataataataataataatattggaacaagttcatcaTCAACAGGAATAATACAGCCAATGGAAAATTACAATGATTTATCTGAAACCCCATTATGGGATTTTGAGGACtggaattttatttaa